Genomic segment of Methanobacterium sp.:
CATAACCTTTTGATATTAGTTACCAAATATGTGGAAATATTCTATATCTTACTTCTTTAGTATATTCAACATATCCATCCAATTCTTTCTGGAGAGTTTTATCTTCTAGATATGTGCGTATGAAAAGTAGTATCAAGGAAATGGCTACTGGAATTAAACCCCAAAATGAGCCGAGGACTAATGGTGTGGCAACTGAATATATCAATCCACCCAGATATCCGGGATGTCTTATGAAGCTGTAGGGTCCTTCTTTGCATACTGTATGTCCCCGGTCGGTCTGGATGCGGACCACGGCTGAGAAGTATTTGTTCACCATCTTAGCCCATAGGATGATTATCTGTCCAAGGGTGTAGAGGAACATGCCGATGATTGTTATATATAAAGGAATTTGGGGATACCAATAAAAACGCCCCCCATCCAGGGCAGATATTATTAGAATGGCCAGGAATACTGGTATGGAAACCTTTTGGATGTATTTATCCCATTTTTCAACACCCTTTTCAGGTTCCATCCTTTCCTGGATAAGATCAGAAGATAATGTGAAGTAGGCAAAAATGAGAAAAACAAGGTTCAACCCAACATAGGCCCATCCCTGCCAGTAGTCAAGGCGGCCTGCAGAGATAAAGATCACAACCAGTACTACGGCTATGAAAAAAAGAAACTTTAGCATTAATTTTCCACTAATTTTACCTATTGAAGTTTTATGATCCGTCATTTTAATTATCTCTTAAATTTCTTTTTCATCAGCATCAGAATCTATGATTTATTTTATGTTCGGAATAATTAATATATCGGTTTATTTTTGAATTTTTTTAATTTAAGAGATATATATTATAAGAAGCATAAAATCTAGTAATAGAATAGGGGAAAAGGAGATTAAAAGCCTTTGGGTGGAAGAGTTTTTTTTTATGAAAAAAAAATTCGTGAACCATTTTTTTTTATACGGAATGGATGGTGGTTAGATGGGAGTTAAAAAAGAAAATATACCTGAAAAGGGAGCAGCAGTTCAAAAAGATATGGAAACTTATACTATAATTCCATATATCCCTGGAGGTCTGGTGGATCCTACTACTCTACGCAAGATCG
This window contains:
- a CDS encoding isoprenylcysteine carboxylmethyltransferase family protein translates to MTDHKTSIGKISGKLMLKFLFFIAVVLVVIFISAGRLDYWQGWAYVGLNLVFLIFAYFTLSSDLIQERMEPEKGVEKWDKYIQKVSIPVFLAILIISALDGGRFYWYPQIPLYITIIGMFLYTLGQIIILWAKMVNKYFSAVVRIQTDRGHTVCKEGPYSFIRHPGYLGGLIYSVATPLVLGSFWGLIPVAISLILLFIRTYLEDKTLQKELDGYVEYTKEVRYRIFPHIW